From the Actinomycetota bacterium genome, one window contains:
- the hisC gene encoding histidinol-phosphate transaminase, protein MKFVSQIKNLTPYVAGAPIEVVAKAYGLEKVVKLASNESPLPPFPEVLEVITDQFERLNRYPDAEARDLRAALAERYAVEPDRVLLGNGSCELLIWLSLILLEPGTEAVIADPTFLVYEEVTLARGAKPVKVPLTNFGNDLKAMGAAVNEATRAVFLTNPHNPTGTYLPAADIAAFAAGLPDDCALILDEAYNEYVEETDSQGGLELFRANANVILTRTFSKIYGLCGLRVGYGLCSPEVKEAVDKVRQPFNINTLAQASALKALSLESRLEERRQLNRQGRRQLYDGLDRLGIGYVRTQSNFMLVEIDRLNVPAADVPEELLRRGVIVRSGAALGIPGYIRVSIGAPKENEFLLEKLAELK, encoded by the coding sequence ATGAAATTCGTTTCCCAGATAAAAAATCTCACACCGTATGTCGCCGGCGCGCCCATCGAGGTCGTAGCCAAAGCCTACGGCCTCGAAAAAGTGGTCAAACTGGCGTCCAACGAGTCGCCGCTGCCGCCATTCCCTGAAGTCCTGGAGGTCATCACCGACCAGTTCGAGCGCCTCAACCGCTATCCCGACGCTGAAGCGCGCGACCTGCGGGCGGCCCTGGCTGAGCGCTACGCGGTCGAGCCTGACCGGGTGCTCCTCGGCAACGGTTCCTGCGAGCTTCTTATCTGGCTGAGCCTGATCCTGCTGGAGCCGGGGACCGAGGCGGTCATCGCCGACCCGACCTTCCTGGTCTATGAGGAAGTCACTCTGGCCCGGGGGGCAAAGCCGGTAAAGGTCCCGTTAACAAATTTCGGGAATGACCTCAAGGCGATGGGCGCCGCCGTCAACGAGGCCACGCGCGCCGTCTTCCTGACCAATCCGCACAATCCCACGGGAACGTATCTGCCAGCCGCCGACATCGCCGCGTTTGCCGCGGGGCTGCCGGACGATTGCGCCCTCATCCTCGACGAAGCCTACAATGAATACGTCGAGGAAACCGACTCGCAGGGAGGCCTCGAACTTTTTCGGGCCAATGCCAACGTCATCCTGACCCGGACCTTTTCAAAGATATACGGCCTCTGCGGCCTCAGGGTCGGGTACGGCCTGTGCTCGCCCGAAGTGAAAGAAGCAGTCGACAAGGTGCGCCAGCCCTTCAACATCAATACGCTGGCACAGGCGTCGGCGCTTAAGGCGCTCAGCCTGGAAAGCAGGCTGGAGGAGCGCCGGCAGCTGAACCGCCAGGGACGCCGCCAGCTTTATGACGGCCTCGACCGGCTCGGGATCGGCTACGTCAGGACCCAGAGCAATTTCATGCTGGTCGAGATCGATCGGCTGAACGTGCCTGCGGCGGATGTTCCTGAAGAGCTGCTGAGGCGCGGAGTTATCGTTCGCAGCGGCGCGGCGCTGGGCATCCCCGGTTACATCAGGGTGAGCATCGGCGCGCCCAAGGAGAATGAATTCCTGCTGGAGAAACTGGCGGAGCTGAAGTAA
- a CDS encoding prephenate dehydrogenase/arogenate dehydrogenase family protein, translated as MPDFSNTSIAIIGVGLMGGSLGLAAQERLEVARVTGYSRTERTLQRALELGAITDEAGSIEEAAAGADIIFVATPVRSILESARRALAASKPGSIVTDMGSTKSSLMAALTAAEEKRFIGGHPVCGSETAGVGNSREDLFDNATWFLTSGRGVDPSNYERLHGFIARIGAIPTAIDPDAHDRIMALVSHLPHVLANSAMNQVGGVNLDGREALLSAGPSFRDLTRIAGSNPRVWTDIFMENSRWLVEALKEHRESIDSITAAVESGDEAALAAMINEAAANRDRMLEAENLAPSDLFVVKVPVFDKPGVLSQVTVALGNAGINIEDLAFHRISIEQGGVLSLVVSGSETGGRAVELLRGLGYDAVLVPFTDAEAG; from the coding sequence ATGCCTGATTTCTCCAACACCTCCATCGCCATCATCGGCGTCGGCCTCATGGGCGGCTCGCTGGGACTGGCTGCGCAGGAGCGCCTGGAAGTGGCGCGCGTGACCGGATACAGCCGCACCGAGCGCACGCTGCAGCGGGCGCTCGAGCTTGGCGCCATCACCGACGAGGCCGGCAGTATCGAAGAAGCGGCGGCCGGCGCGGATATCATCTTCGTGGCCACACCGGTGCGCTCGATTCTGGAGAGCGCCCGCCGGGCCCTGGCTGCTTCAAAACCCGGAAGTATCGTCACCGACATGGGCAGCACCAAGTCGAGCCTGATGGCGGCCCTGACCGCCGCCGAAGAAAAACGTTTCATCGGCGGCCATCCCGTTTGCGGCTCCGAGACCGCCGGCGTCGGCAACTCCCGCGAGGACCTCTTTGACAACGCTACCTGGTTTTTGACATCCGGCCGGGGAGTCGATCCTTCCAATTACGAGCGGCTGCATGGATTCATCGCCAGGATCGGCGCCATTCCCACAGCCATCGATCCCGATGCTCACGACCGCATCATGGCCCTGGTCAGCCATTTGCCGCATGTGCTGGCGAACTCGGCCATGAACCAGGTCGGAGGCGTCAATCTCGACGGTCGTGAGGCGCTGCTCTCCGCCGGGCCCAGTTTCCGTGACCTTACCCGCATCGCGGGCAGCAATCCCCGTGTCTGGACTGACATCTTCATGGAAAACAGCCGCTGGCTGGTCGAAGCCCTCAAGGAGCACCGCGAGAGCATCGACAGTATTACCGCCGCGGTGGAATCCGGGGACGAAGCCGCGCTTGCGGCCATGATCAATGAAGCGGCCGCCAATCGCGACCGCATGCTGGAGGCCGAGAACCTGGCGCCCAGCGATCTGTTCGTGGTCAAGGTGCCCGTCTTTGACAAGCCGGGAGTGCTGAGCCAGGTGACCGTGGCTCTGGGCAACGCCGGCATCAACATCGAGGACCTGGCCTTCCATCGCATCAGCATCGAGCAGGGCGGCGTACTGTCCCTGGTCGTTTCGGGAAGCGAGACCGGCGGCCGGGCCGTCGAGCTGTTGCGCGGTCTGGGATATGACGCCGTCCTGGTGCCCTTCACCGATGCCGAGGCGGGATAG
- a CDS encoding twin-arginine translocase TatA/TatE family subunit yields MFGDLIAPTHLIFVLIVALLIFGPKRLPELAKGFGRGVREFKNGIEGIDDGEEPSRKKIDKP; encoded by the coding sequence ATGTTTGGCGATCTGATCGCACCGACACACCTGATTTTCGTACTTATCGTCGCTTTGCTCATCTTCGGACCCAAGCGCCTGCCCGAACTGGCGAAGGGCTTTGGCAGAGGAGTCAGGGAATTCAAGAACGGCATTGAGGGCATCGATGACGGCGAAGAGCCGTCACGAAAGAAGATCGATAAGCCATAA
- a CDS encoding rRNA pseudouridine synthase, whose amino-acid sequence MAERLQKYLARAGIASRRKAEELIVAGRITVNGETVTELGTQVQSGDVVWFDGKPVEPEKLEYHLLNKPAGVISAVSDDRGQRTVTELVPSQARLFPVGRLDRDTTGLIILTNDGRLAHGLMHPSFEVDKVYRAEVRGEVDEEALAKLRRGVKLEDGVTSPGEAACVGGSRKGNSMVELVIHEGRKRQVRRMLEAVGHQVVHLHRKRYAMLTDEGLPPGESRPLTGSEVSALIKLGGRKDR is encoded by the coding sequence ATAGCCGAACGTCTTCAAAAATATCTCGCGCGCGCCGGCATTGCCTCCCGCCGCAAAGCCGAGGAGCTGATAGTCGCCGGACGCATCACTGTCAACGGTGAGACGGTCACGGAGCTGGGCACCCAGGTGCAATCCGGCGACGTCGTCTGGTTCGACGGTAAGCCGGTCGAGCCCGAAAAACTCGAGTACCATCTGCTCAACAAACCGGCCGGCGTTATCAGCGCGGTATCCGACGACCGCGGCCAGAGAACCGTCACGGAGCTGGTTCCCAGCCAGGCGCGGCTATTCCCCGTGGGCCGCCTCGACCGCGACACCACCGGTCTTATCATCCTCACCAACGACGGCCGGCTCGCCCACGGCTTGATGCATCCCAGCTTCGAGGTTGATAAAGTATACAGGGCCGAAGTCCGGGGAGAGGTCGATGAAGAGGCTCTCGCAAAACTGAGACGCGGCGTCAAGCTCGAGGATGGCGTCACCTCACCCGGCGAGGCCGCCTGCGTCGGCGGCAGCCGCAAGGGCAACAGCATGGTCGAGCTGGTCATCCATGAAGGGCGCAAGCGGCAGGTGCGGCGTATGCTCGAAGCCGTCGGCCATCAGGTGGTCCATCTGCACCGCAAAAGATACGCGATGTTAACTGATGAAGGCCTGCCGCCGGGCGAATCAAGGCCGCTCACCGGCAGCGAGGTCAGCGCTCTCATCAAGCTGGGCGGCAGGAAAGATCGATGA
- a CDS encoding DUF5667 domain-containing protein: MTDNSYKIALDELFEDVLDNCLARVLDGRATIDECCAANPGFANGLRPLMETAVAARHALGEDMPASTPAPAAVKSGARSSSRGRMLRPLAIASGVFVLLFAGSAMAASSAQPDSVFYSLKQGMEEARTELARGNQSQARIENGHANIRLDELQTTIDAGKPDYIPELLGRYEENIDAATGYAAAAAADGEDVSEINGMIQATRMRHAEMVAAMSDDVPAEGAKALRESVEATGAGSVQQPQEAEEPGQDSGRGGGENHENGGSGENSGNHDSGSGGDQDSYGSGSGGWQSHGGDSSQNDAPSSPSQDAESHKDANHDASRYEGISPQTSVQPHSSGSGNSGH, translated from the coding sequence ATGACGGATAACTCTTACAAAATAGCGCTGGACGAACTCTTTGAGGATGTGCTGGACAATTGTCTGGCCCGAGTCCTCGACGGCCGCGCCACCATTGATGAATGCTGCGCCGCAAATCCCGGTTTTGCCAACGGGCTCCGGCCCTTGATGGAGACGGCCGTCGCGGCCCGCCACGCATTGGGTGAGGACATGCCAGCCTCAACGCCTGCCCCCGCAGCGGTAAAGAGCGGCGCCCGCAGCAGCTCGCGCGGACGTATGCTTCGCCCGCTTGCGATCGCAAGCGGCGTCTTTGTGCTCCTGTTTGCCGGCAGCGCCATGGCTGCCAGCAGCGCGCAGCCGGACAGCGTATTCTATTCGCTCAAACAGGGGATGGAAGAGGCGCGTACGGAACTGGCTCGGGGAAACCAGAGCCAGGCCCGGATTGAAAACGGCCACGCCAATATCCGCCTCGACGAACTCCAGACGACGATCGACGCCGGCAAGCCCGATTACATCCCCGAGCTGCTCGGCCGTTATGAAGAAAACATCGATGCCGCAACCGGATATGCGGCAGCCGCGGCGGCCGACGGCGAAGATGTCTCCGAGATAAACGGAATGATCCAGGCGACACGAATGCGTCACGCCGAGATGGTTGCCGCCATGTCTGATGATGTTCCGGCCGAGGGTGCCAAAGCTTTGCGGGAGTCTGTCGAGGCGACGGGCGCAGGCTCTGTGCAGCAGCCGCAGGAGGCTGAAGAGCCCGGCCAGGACAGCGGGCGCGGAGGTGGCGAAAACCACGAAAACGGTGGCTCCGGCGAGAATAGCGGTAACCATGATTCAGGTTCCGGCGGGGACCAGGATTCTTACGGTTCGGGAAGTGGCGGCTGGCAGTCGCATGGCGGCGACAGCAGCCAGAATGACGCGCCCTCATCGCCGTCTCAGGACGCTGAATCCCATAAGGATGCGAACCATGATGCTTCCCGCTATGAAGGGATCAGCCCCCAAACCTCGGTTCAGCCCCATTCCTCCGGCTCGGGAAATTCCGGGCACTGA
- a CDS encoding Eco57I restriction-modification methylase domain-containing protein: protein MDTASLQIPVSPEERGAIYTKPEVVDFILDLAGYSIDRPLHEFRILEPSFGEGDFLLPITERLLASYRASRHGLLNIVEDLSEAIRAVEVHSESIKSTRTKLIELLRTNEVGESDAHRLADAWIIEGDFLLTDLPHSFTHAVGNPPYVRQELVPDALMAEYRARYNTIYDRADLYIPFIEGCLLSLEPGGALGFICADRWMKNRYGGPLRKMIAQEFHLAVYVDMVDTPAFHSEVMSYPAITIIRREPAGPTRIAYRPQIERESLRKLARVINTKNVAPDSGVNEVVDVTKNSEPWLLHASDQVRVIRRLEADYPLLEETGCKVGIGVATGADKVFIGPLESLNVEPDRKLPLITTKDIETGTVKWKGLGVINPFGDEGQLVDLAAFPLLSSFLETRGELIRKRNVARKNPRNWFRTIDRIYPEIVNRPKLLIPDIKGEAHIVYEEGCYYPHHNLYYVTSKEWDLRALQAVLLSSITKMFISTYSTQMRGGYLRFQAQYLRRIRLPLWKDVPGALRKRLADAAIAGDLEACNQSAFDLYRLNQGERATLAATINGANIEH, encoded by the coding sequence ATGGACACGGCTAGCCTGCAGATTCCAGTAAGCCCTGAAGAACGCGGGGCTATCTACACAAAGCCTGAGGTCGTCGATTTTATCCTCGATCTCGCCGGTTATTCAATTGACCGGCCGTTGCATGAATTCCGCATCCTCGAACCGTCTTTTGGCGAAGGAGACTTCCTGCTCCCGATCACGGAACGGTTGCTCGCGTCTTACCGGGCCTCAAGGCACGGCCTACTCAATATCGTTGAAGATCTTTCAGAAGCGATCCGAGCTGTTGAGGTGCATAGCGAAAGTATAAAAAGCACTCGCACCAAGCTGATCGAACTACTGCGAACAAACGAGGTTGGCGAAAGTGACGCCCATCGTCTGGCCGATGCCTGGATAATCGAAGGCGATTTCCTGCTCACGGATCTGCCGCATTCATTCACTCACGCGGTCGGTAACCCACCCTACGTGAGGCAGGAACTGGTACCCGACGCTCTTATGGCCGAGTATCGAGCGCGTTACAACACGATATACGACCGGGCGGACCTCTATATCCCCTTTATTGAAGGGTGTCTGCTCAGCCTTGAGCCCGGAGGCGCTCTCGGGTTTATATGTGCGGACCGGTGGATGAAAAACAGATACGGCGGGCCTCTCCGGAAGATGATCGCGCAAGAATTTCACCTGGCAGTTTATGTGGACATGGTGGATACGCCTGCTTTCCATTCCGAGGTGATGTCCTATCCGGCAATAACAATCATCCGTCGCGAACCGGCCGGCCCAACCAGAATCGCTTACCGACCCCAAATAGAGCGAGAAAGCTTGCGGAAGCTTGCGCGCGTGATCAACACAAAAAATGTTGCGCCTGACAGCGGAGTTAACGAAGTTGTAGATGTGACCAAAAATAGTGAACCGTGGCTGCTTCACGCCTCCGATCAGGTCAGGGTTATACGCCGGCTCGAAGCTGATTATCCTTTGCTGGAAGAAACTGGTTGCAAGGTCGGAATCGGCGTTGCCACCGGTGCAGACAAAGTCTTTATTGGACCACTTGAGAGCCTAAATGTTGAACCGGACCGCAAGCTGCCATTGATAACCACCAAGGACATCGAGACAGGAACCGTAAAGTGGAAAGGCCTGGGGGTCATCAATCCGTTCGGCGATGAAGGGCAGCTTGTAGACCTTGCGGCTTTTCCTTTGCTTTCCTCGTTTCTCGAAACGCGTGGCGAACTGATCCGCAAGCGAAACGTCGCCCGCAAGAACCCCAGGAACTGGTTTCGGACCATCGACCGGATATACCCGGAGATTGTCAACCGGCCCAAGCTACTTATTCCCGATATCAAAGGCGAAGCTCATATCGTTTACGAAGAAGGGTGCTACTACCCGCATCATAATCTTTATTACGTCACGTCAAAGGAATGGGATTTACGAGCCCTGCAAGCGGTGCTCCTGTCAAGCATCACCAAGATGTTCATTTCGACTTATTCGACTCAGATGAGGGGCGGTTACCTACGATTCCAGGCGCAATATTTGCGGCGAATCAGATTGCCATTATGGAAAGATGTGCCTGGAGCTCTTCGAAAGCGTCTGGCAGATGCAGCCATTGCCGGTGATCTCGAAGCGTGCAATCAATCAGCATTTGATTTGTACCGTCTTAACCAAGGAGAAAGAGCGACCTTAGCGGCAACAATAAATGGGGCCAATATTGAGCATTAA
- the scpB gene encoding SMC-Scp complex subunit ScpB, with protein MEDREPENLENDIREEETPPIEASEEVLIDDEASDAGLIDGEEPEEVLIDGGEPADFTAEQETAPSPAREAAGLMRDIEAVLFISPDPVSLEVLAEVTGAGGEELARAVEAVREKYSDPDGSIMFAEIAGGYTFRTGDLAREAVERFCRRPVDYSLSPAAMETMAIVAYLQPITRPEIARIRGVGADTVVANLLDKGLVAEAGRAEQTGAVKYRTTEAFEKLFGLVDLADLPSLEGFEATPADVEELREKLHLAADKRQ; from the coding sequence TTGGAAGACCGCGAACCGGAAAATCTTGAAAACGATATTCGGGAGGAAGAGACTCCGCCCATCGAAGCATCCGAGGAAGTCCTGATCGATGATGAAGCATCCGACGCGGGTCTGATCGATGGCGAAGAACCCGAGGAAGTCCTGATCGATGGTGGAGAACCCGCGGATTTCACAGCGGAGCAGGAAACCGCTCCAAGCCCCGCCCGCGAGGCGGCCGGCCTCATGCGCGACATCGAGGCCGTACTCTTCATTTCACCCGATCCGGTGAGCCTCGAAGTGCTCGCCGAGGTCACCGGCGCCGGGGGCGAGGAACTCGCGCGCGCAGTCGAGGCTGTCCGCGAGAAATATTCAGATCCCGACGGCAGCATCATGTTCGCCGAGATCGCCGGCGGCTACACATTCCGCACCGGCGACCTGGCCCGCGAGGCAGTCGAGCGCTTCTGCCGCCGGCCCGTCGATTACTCACTCTCGCCGGCAGCCATGGAGACGATGGCGATCGTCGCTTATCTGCAGCCTATCACCCGGCCTGAGATCGCCCGCATCCGCGGCGTCGGCGCCGACACTGTCGTCGCCAACCTTCTCGACAAAGGACTGGTCGCCGAAGCCGGCAGGGCCGAGCAGACCGGCGCCGTCAAATACAGGACCACCGAGGCATTCGAGAAGCTCTTCGGGCTGGTAGACCTGGCAGACCTGCCCTCGCTGGAAGGATTCGAGGCGACGCCGGCAGATGTCGAGGAGCTGCGAGAAAAGCTCCACCTGGCGGCGGACAAGAGGCAGTAG
- the aroF gene encoding 3-deoxy-7-phosphoheptulonate synthase — translation MMIVMKPDATDEQIQHVVDRLASVGARSHISHGEFVAIVGAIGDREEIQQLPLDAMAGVDKVMPILKPYKLASRQAHPEDTIVEVRGRALGGNAFALIAGPCSVESEEQYMLAARQAKAAGASMLRGGAFKPRTSPYSFQGMGEAGLKIMAAAREETGLPIVTELMDPRDVETVLKYADVIQIGTRNMQNFQLLSEVGKVERPVLLKRGMSATIEELLMAAEYILKEGNSDVILCERGIRTFETSTRFTLDISAIPVLKKQSHLPVVVDPSHACGKRELVLPLSLASVAVGADGLIIETHPDPEAALCDGSQSLPAEDFKAFAAEVGRYVEVAGKQIS, via the coding sequence ATGATGATTGTGATGAAGCCAGACGCAACCGATGAGCAGATCCAGCATGTCGTGGACCGGCTGGCGAGCGTCGGCGCTCGCTCCCATATCTCGCATGGCGAATTCGTGGCAATCGTCGGCGCCATCGGCGACCGGGAAGAGATACAGCAGCTGCCTCTGGACGCCATGGCCGGCGTGGACAAGGTCATGCCCATCCTCAAGCCGTACAAGCTTGCCAGCCGTCAGGCCCATCCCGAAGACACGATCGTCGAGGTGCGCGGACGCGCCCTGGGCGGCAACGCCTTTGCCCTCATCGCCGGGCCCTGCTCGGTAGAGAGTGAAGAGCAATACATGCTGGCTGCGCGCCAGGCCAAGGCAGCCGGGGCCTCGATGCTGCGCGGCGGCGCCTTCAAGCCGCGCACCTCTCCTTACAGCTTCCAGGGAATGGGCGAGGCCGGGTTGAAGATCATGGCCGCTGCCCGCGAGGAGACCGGCCTGCCGATAGTCACCGAGCTGATGGACCCGCGCGATGTCGAGACCGTGCTCAAGTACGCAGACGTCATCCAGATCGGGACCCGCAACATGCAAAATTTCCAGCTTCTCTCGGAAGTGGGCAAGGTGGAGCGTCCGGTGCTGCTAAAGCGCGGCATGAGCGCCACCATCGAGGAGCTGCTGATGGCGGCGGAATACATCCTCAAGGAAGGCAACTCCGACGTCATCCTCTGCGAGCGCGGCATCCGCACTTTCGAGACCTCGACCCGGTTCACACTGGACATTTCCGCCATCCCGGTACTCAAGAAGCAGAGCCATCTGCCCGTAGTGGTGGATCCCAGCCATGCCTGCGGCAAGCGTGAGCTGGTGCTGCCGCTGTCGCTGGCTTCAGTGGCGGTGGGCGCCGACGGCCTCATCATCGAAACCCACCCCGACCCGGAAGCAGCGCTCTGCGACGGATCGCAATCGCTTCCCGCCGAAGACTTCAAGGCCTTCGCGGCCGAAGTCGGCCGCTATGTGGAAGTAGCCGGCAAACAGATCTCCTGA
- a CDS encoding segregation/condensation protein A yields MPYFWEELMDLDLEVFQGPFDLLLTLILKEEISIFEVSLSDIVISYLEKLEAEDELDLEAASEFLILMSALLEIKSAQLLPRPEELDLEELTPEEAREELVIRLITYKKFKEAAAWLRARHDVSRYWRFRAAPLPKIAGRAADEEVPHKYDPSKLTGALKVLLAEPPEIHTDHMTKVTANVWEQMKTIRQAVRHKAKVAFDEIVGGADRVTQAVTFFALLEMYNSGELEVEQEQLFGRILIYEAEKSSNNKLIA; encoded by the coding sequence ATGCCATATTTCTGGGAAGAACTCATGGACCTCGACCTGGAAGTCTTCCAGGGCCCCTTCGACCTGCTGCTAACGCTCATACTCAAGGAAGAGATCAGCATCTTCGAGGTGTCGCTTTCCGACATCGTCATTTCCTACCTGGAGAAGCTCGAGGCCGAGGACGAACTCGACCTGGAGGCCGCCAGTGAATTCCTCATCCTCATGAGCGCGCTGCTGGAGATCAAGTCGGCGCAGCTGTTGCCCCGGCCTGAAGAGCTCGACCTCGAGGAACTCACGCCGGAGGAGGCCCGCGAGGAGCTTGTCATCCGGCTGATCACCTACAAGAAGTTCAAGGAAGCCGCCGCCTGGCTGAGGGCGCGCCACGACGTCAGCCGCTACTGGCGCTTCCGGGCGGCGCCGCTGCCGAAGATCGCGGGACGGGCGGCTGATGAAGAGGTGCCCCACAAGTACGATCCCTCGAAGCTGACCGGCGCGCTCAAGGTGCTGCTGGCCGAGCCGCCGGAGATCCACACAGACCATATGACCAAGGTCACCGCCAACGTCTGGGAGCAGATGAAGACGATCCGGCAGGCCGTGCGGCACAAGGCCAAGGTGGCCTTCGACGAGATCGTCGGCGGCGCCGACCGGGTGACGCAGGCGGTGACATTCTTCGCACTGCTGGAGATGTACAATTCCGGCGAGCTCGAGGTTGAGCAGGAGCAGCTTTTTGGCAGGATACTGATCTACGAGGCCGAGAAGAGCAGCAACAACAAGCTCATCGCCTGA
- the trpS gene encoding tryptophan--tRNA ligase encodes MRPTGPLHLGHLLGALPNWVKLQDDYDCFYCVADLHALTTRYDSVAGMKRDGIEMVADWIAVGIDPQRSVIFRQSEVKEHSELALLLGMLVPVSWLTRTPSYKEMVTELGERVATFGFLGYPVLQTADIILYKAGRVPVGEDQLSHLELAREIVRRFNGLYGPVFPEPKALLTQTPRLLGLDGRKMSKSYGNTIDIAEDPESIRKKISSMFTDPARQRLKDPGHPDKCNVFSWHQFFEAPEAELDEIDSGCRTATIGCTECKSRLADRILARLDPIREKREALLAEPGRIEAILEEGRQRAQAIATEVLDEATRAIGIE; translated from the coding sequence ATGCGGCCCACCGGCCCCCTGCATCTGGGCCACCTTCTCGGCGCCCTTCCCAACTGGGTAAAACTCCAGGACGACTACGACTGCTTCTATTGCGTGGCGGACCTTCATGCGCTGACGACGCGCTACGACAGCGTCGCCGGCATGAAGAGAGACGGCATCGAGATGGTCGCCGACTGGATCGCCGTGGGCATCGACCCCCAGCGAAGCGTCATCTTCCGCCAGTCGGAGGTCAAGGAACACAGCGAGCTGGCCCTGCTGCTGGGGATGCTGGTGCCTGTCTCCTGGCTGACACGGACGCCTTCCTACAAGGAGATGGTCACCGAGCTCGGCGAGCGGGTAGCCACCTTTGGCTTTCTCGGCTATCCGGTGCTGCAGACGGCGGACATCATCCTCTACAAGGCCGGCCGAGTGCCCGTGGGCGAGGATCAGCTCTCGCACCTGGAGCTGGCCCGCGAGATCGTGCGGCGCTTCAACGGCCTCTACGGACCCGTCTTCCCCGAACCCAAGGCGCTGCTTACCCAGACGCCGCGGCTGCTGGGGCTCGACGGCCGCAAGATGAGCAAATCCTATGGCAACACCATCGACATCGCCGAAGATCCCGAGTCGATCCGCAAAAAGATCTCATCGATGTTCACCGACCCGGCACGCCAGCGGCTGAAGGATCCCGGGCATCCGGACAAGTGCAATGTCTTCTCCTGGCATCAGTTCTTCGAGGCGCCCGAGGCCGAGCTCGACGAGATCGACTCGGGCTGCCGTACAGCCACGATCGGCTGTACCGAGTGCAAGTCACGTCTGGCCGACAGGATCCTGGCGAGGCTCGACCCTATCCGCGAAAAACGTGAAGCCCTGCTGGCCGAGCCCGGCCGCATCGAGGCGATACTCGAGGAAGGCCGGCAGCGGGCGCAGGCGATCGCGACCGAGGTGCTGGACGAAGCAACCCGGGCGATCGGGATCGAGTGA
- the aroH gene encoding chorismate mutase produces MREGEWRLVAVRGATTVEEDTAPQIGENTGELLEEMMERNGIRQDTIVSIIFTATPDLVSDFPAVAARNLGLSQVPLLCSQEIPVTGSVERCVRVLMHVYTIKPRSEIRHVYLRGARQLRTDLPE; encoded by the coding sequence GTGAGGGAGGGCGAGTGGCGGCTGGTCGCCGTGCGCGGCGCCACCACCGTCGAGGAAGACACAGCCCCGCAGATCGGCGAGAATACCGGCGAGCTGCTCGAGGAGATGATGGAGCGCAACGGCATTCGCCAGGACACCATCGTCAGCATCATCTTCACCGCGACCCCCGACCTGGTCTCTGATTTTCCCGCCGTGGCCGCGCGCAACCTGGGCCTGTCGCAGGTGCCCCTGCTCTGCTCGCAGGAGATCCCCGTGACCGGAAGCGTCGAGCGTTGCGTCCGGGTGCTGATGCACGTCTACACGATCAAACCGCGCAGCGAGATCCGCCATGTCTACCTGCGCGGAGCCCGTCAGCTGAGGACCGACCTGCCGGAGTAA
- a CDS encoding sigma-70 family RNA polymerase sigma factor has product MTEKRELARLIKRIQKGDAEAFGQLYNRFHDKVFLYVYRQTGSKTDAEDITAGVFLYVLEKIDGFTWRGAGFAAWLFRIARNDVLDHFRKKGNGTREVALTDEIMQQPSHQLVEDQAEASFRDRQLRQAIAELSEEQRQVVLLKLMMNFSNRQVGEVLGKSEGAIKALTHRALLGLRKKMEEQMMPKNAIMNVAKETRVGQDG; this is encoded by the coding sequence TTGACTGAGAAGCGTGAGCTGGCTCGTTTGATAAAGCGCATCCAGAAGGGTGACGCCGAAGCTTTCGGTCAGTTATATAACCGTTTCCACGACAAGGTCTTTCTGTACGTGTACCGCCAGACCGGTTCGAAGACTGATGCCGAAGACATCACGGCGGGCGTCTTCCTTTATGTGCTGGAAAAGATCGACGGCTTCACCTGGCGCGGCGCCGGATTTGCCGCCTGGTTGTTCCGCATAGCCCGTAACGACGTGCTGGATCATTTCCGTAAAAAAGGAAACGGCACACGAGAAGTGGCATTAACAGATGAGATCATGCAGCAACCTTCGCATCAGCTGGTGGAGGACCAGGCCGAGGCGTCCTTCCGGGACCGGCAGCTGCGGCAGGCGATCGCCGAGCTTTCGGAGGAGCAACGGCAGGTGGTGCTGCTGAAGCTGATGATGAACTTCAGCAACCGGCAGGTCGGCGAAGTGCTCGGCAAGAGCGAGGGAGCGATCAAGGCCCTTACGCACCGGGCGCTCCTGGGATTGCGCAAGAAGATGGAAGAGCAGATGATGCCGAAGAACGCGATCATGAATGTCGCCAAGGAAACACGGGTCGGACAAGACGGATAA